The proteins below come from a single Agrobacterium vitis genomic window:
- the dnaA gene encoding chromosomal replication initiator protein DnaA — protein sequence MQMKMVTASAAASGDEARTIDQAVSPDATGGPNAVVDDTVAGDEVRYDALFERFSARLRAQVGPDVFASWFGRLKLHSSSKSVIRLSVPTTFLKSWINNRYLDLITSIFQAEDASILKIEILVRSASRNSRAPVVEDRAVEPSLSSSQKRQAPQSIGQMAPAIANAAAPQRAPVQGPLFGSPLDSRYTFDGFVEGASNRVAVAAAKTIAEAGAGAVRFNPLFIHSSVGLGKTHLLQAIANAAIHSPRAPRVVYLTAEYFMWRFATAIRDNDALTLKDSLRNIDLLIIDDMQFLQGKTIQHEFCHLLNMLLDSAKQVVVAADRAPWELESLDQRVRSRLQGGVAIEMEAPDYDMRLDMLKTRLALAKKEDPSLEIPAEIIAHVARNVASSGRDLEGAFNQLLFRRSFEANMTIERVDELLAHLVGAAEQKRVRIEDIQRVVARHYNVSRQELVSNRRTRVIVKPRQIAMYLSKTLTPRSFPEIGRRFGGRDHTTVLHAVRKIEELISGDQKLSQEIELLRRLINE from the coding sequence ATGCAGATGAAGATGGTAACGGCAAGTGCAGCAGCCAGTGGGGACGAGGCGCGCACGATAGATCAGGCCGTTAGCCCTGACGCGACAGGCGGCCCGAATGCGGTGGTAGACGATACGGTGGCAGGCGATGAAGTTCGATACGATGCGCTGTTCGAGCGGTTCAGTGCCCGGCTGCGGGCCCAGGTCGGCCCGGATGTGTTTGCCAGCTGGTTTGGTCGGTTGAAACTGCATTCCTCTTCAAAGAGCGTTATCCGGCTCAGCGTGCCGACGACCTTCCTGAAGTCCTGGATCAACAATCGTTATCTCGACCTGATTACCTCGATTTTCCAGGCGGAAGACGCCAGCATCCTGAAGATCGAAATCCTGGTGCGGAGCGCCAGCCGCAATAGCCGGGCGCCGGTTGTCGAAGACCGTGCCGTCGAACCCTCCCTGTCGTCTTCCCAGAAGCGTCAGGCGCCGCAAAGCATTGGCCAGATGGCACCTGCCATCGCCAATGCCGCAGCACCGCAGCGCGCTCCCGTACAGGGACCGTTGTTCGGCTCGCCGCTCGACAGCCGCTATACCTTTGACGGTTTCGTCGAAGGCGCGTCCAACCGAGTTGCGGTTGCCGCCGCCAAGACCATTGCTGAGGCCGGTGCAGGTGCGGTGCGCTTCAATCCGTTGTTCATTCATTCGTCGGTCGGTCTGGGCAAGACGCATCTGCTCCAGGCCATCGCCAATGCTGCAATCCATAGCCCTCGTGCGCCGCGCGTCGTCTATCTGACGGCGGAATATTTTATGTGGCGCTTTGCCACGGCCATCCGCGACAACGATGCTCTGACTTTGAAGGACTCGCTGCGCAATATCGACCTGTTGATCATTGACGACATGCAGTTCCTCCAAGGTAAAACCATCCAGCATGAATTCTGCCATTTGCTGAACATGCTGCTCGACAGCGCCAAGCAGGTGGTCGTGGCCGCCGACCGCGCGCCCTGGGAGCTGGAATCGCTTGATCAGCGCGTTCGCTCGCGCCTGCAAGGCGGCGTTGCCATCGAGATGGAGGCGCCTGATTACGACATGCGCCTCGACATGCTGAAGACAAGGTTGGCACTGGCCAAGAAAGAAGATCCGAGCCTGGAAATTCCAGCCGAGATCATCGCCCATGTGGCCCGCAATGTCGCCAGCTCAGGCCGTGATCTGGAAGGTGCGTTCAACCAGCTGCTGTTCCGCCGTTCGTTCGAAGCCAATATGACCATTGAGCGCGTCGATGAGCTGCTGGCCCATCTGGTCGGTGCTGCCGAGCAGAAGCGGGTTCGCATCGAAGACATTCAGCGTGTTGTTGCACGCCATTACAATGTCTCGCGCCAGGAATTGGTGTCCAACCGCCGCACTCGTGTCATCGTCAAGCCGCGCCAGATCGCTATGTATCTGTCAAAGACCCTGACGCCCCGGTCTTTCCCGGAAATTGGCCGTCGTTTCGGTGGCCGCGATCACACCACGGTACTGCATGCCGTGCGCAAGATCGAGGAACTGATCTCCGGCGACCAGAAATTGTCGCAGGAAATCGAGCTGCTGCGCCGCCTGATCAACGAGTAA
- a CDS encoding DMT family transporter, producing MQKQMGAQEWAMLLVLSVLWGGSFLFIGILVKVWPPLTIVTARVALAAMALWIIVHLSGQSVPRSGKVWLAFLGMGLLNNVIPFTLIVWGQTHIPVGLAAIFNATTPLFGVIIAHFLTADEKLTANRLAGVLIGVAGVAVMIGPAVLGHLGADLWGELAVMLAAVSYAFAGLFGRRFKAMGLAPLLPAAGQVTAATMVLLPITLIVDAPWTLPVPGLDSIAALLGLALLSTAVGYVLFFRILSTAGATNLMLVTILIPPSAILLGALVLGDQVAPRHLVGMVLIALGLAAIDGRLWRRLRRRAVA from the coding sequence ATGCAAAAACAGATGGGTGCCCAGGAATGGGCGATGCTGCTGGTGCTTTCGGTGCTATGGGGCGGCTCCTTCCTGTTCATCGGCATTCTGGTAAAGGTCTGGCCGCCGCTGACCATCGTCACCGCCCGTGTTGCGCTTGCCGCAATGGCGCTGTGGATCATCGTCCACCTGTCGGGCCAGTCGGTTCCGCGCAGCGGTAAGGTTTGGCTTGCCTTTCTCGGCATGGGCCTTCTCAACAATGTTATTCCCTTCACCCTGATCGTCTGGGGCCAGACCCATATTCCGGTCGGGTTGGCGGCGATTTTCAACGCGACGACGCCGCTGTTCGGCGTGATCATCGCGCATTTTCTGACCGCCGATGAGAAGCTGACCGCCAACCGGCTGGCCGGTGTGCTGATCGGGGTTGCCGGTGTGGCGGTTATGATCGGCCCCGCCGTGCTCGGACATCTCGGTGCCGATCTCTGGGGTGAGTTGGCCGTGATGCTGGCGGCAGTTTCCTATGCCTTTGCCGGTCTTTTCGGGCGGCGCTTCAAGGCGATGGGATTAGCCCCTCTCTTGCCCGCCGCGGGCCAGGTGACGGCGGCAACGATGGTGCTCCTGCCGATCACGCTGATAGTCGACGCCCCCTGGACCTTGCCCGTTCCCGGTCTCGACAGCATTGCGGCTCTGCTGGGACTGGCATTGCTGTCAACAGCTGTCGGCTATGTGCTGTTTTTCCGGATATTGTCGACGGCTGGTGCCACCAACCTGATGCTGGTTACCATCCTTATTCCCCCCAGCGCCATTCTGCTGGGGGCTTTGGTGCTGGGAGACCAGGTCGCCCCCCGCCATCTGGTCGGCATGGTCTTGATCGCGCTCGGACTTGCCGCCATCGATGGCAGGCTATGGCGTCGGCTTCGCCGGCGGGCAGTCGCCTGA
- the rpsT gene encoding 30S ribosomal protein S20, whose protein sequence is MANTTSAKKATRKIARRTAINKSRRTRVRNFVRKVEEAIASGDQALAAAALKAAQPELHRAASKGVVHANTASRKISRLASRVKALAA, encoded by the coding sequence ATGGCCAATACTACATCGGCGAAGAAGGCGACCCGCAAGATCGCTCGCCGCACCGCAATCAACAAGAGCCGCCGTACGCGCGTTCGTAACTTTGTGCGCAAGGTTGAAGAAGCCATCGCTTCTGGCGATCAGGCACTGGCTGCAGCCGCATTGAAGGCTGCCCAGCCTGAACTGCACCGCGCTGCTTCCAAGGGCGTTGTTCACGCCAATACCGCGTCGCGCAAGATTTCGCGTCTTGCCAGCCGCGTCAAGGCGCTCGCCGCCTAA
- the hemW gene encoding radical SAM family heme chaperone HemW has translation MAEPTSLLLPDTGEPGFGIYIHWPFCAAKCPYCDFNSHVRHQKVDQPRFTAAFLKEMETMRAMSGPKTVTSIFLGGGTPSLMDPATVGAILDGIARYWTVPRGIEITMEANPTSVEAERFRGYRSAGVNRVSLGVQALNDADLKFLGRMHSVEDALKAVRLAREIFPRMSFDLIYARPNQTIADWDAELKLAISYAVDHLSLYQLTIEEGTPFFGLHKAGKIITPDEEHAAQLYEATQEITEREGLPAYEVSNHARPGAESRHNLTYWRYGDYAGIGPGAHGRLTQGHEKLATATEKHPETWLSAVEQNGHGMVIQDALGSEEQSDELLLMGLRLREGVDLARWQQLSGRDPDPVREQFLLEHGFIERLGNSRLRCTPKGMLVLDAVVADLAC, from the coding sequence ATGGCCGAGCCAACGTCGCTTCTCCTTCCAGACACCGGCGAACCGGGCTTTGGCATCTATATTCACTGGCCGTTCTGCGCGGCCAAATGCCCCTATTGTGACTTCAACAGCCATGTCCGCCACCAGAAGGTCGACCAGCCGCGCTTCACGGCAGCTTTCCTGAAGGAAATGGAGACGATGCGGGCCATGAGCGGCCCCAAGACCGTTACCAGCATCTTCCTCGGCGGCGGTACGCCTTCGCTGATGGACCCGGCCACGGTGGGTGCCATCCTGGACGGAATCGCCCGCTACTGGACCGTGCCGCGTGGCATCGAGATCACCATGGAAGCCAATCCGACCAGCGTCGAAGCCGAACGGTTTCGGGGCTATCGGTCAGCTGGCGTCAACCGGGTGTCGCTCGGCGTGCAAGCGCTCAATGATGCCGATCTGAAATTTCTGGGCCGGATGCATTCGGTGGAGGATGCACTGAAAGCCGTCCGGCTGGCACGCGAGATTTTCCCGCGCATGTCCTTCGACCTGATCTATGCCCGTCCCAATCAGACGATTGCCGATTGGGATGCCGAGTTGAAGCTGGCGATTTCCTATGCGGTGGACCATCTGTCGCTCTATCAGCTGACCATCGAGGAAGGCACGCCATTCTTCGGCCTGCACAAGGCTGGCAAGATCATTACACCCGATGAGGAACATGCGGCCCAGCTCTATGAGGCGACGCAGGAGATCACCGAGCGCGAAGGCCTGCCCGCCTATGAGGTTTCCAACCATGCGCGGCCCGGCGCCGAGAGCCGTCACAACCTGACCTATTGGCGCTATGGTGATTATGCCGGTATTGGCCCTGGCGCCCATGGACGGCTGACGCAGGGCCATGAAAAACTGGCGACCGCCACCGAAAAACACCCGGAAACCTGGCTTTCAGCGGTCGAACAGAACGGCCACGGCATGGTCATCCAGGACGCGCTGGGTTCCGAAGAACAGTCCGACGAATTGCTGCTGATGGGCCTCAGGCTGCGCGAAGGCGTCGATCTCGCCCGTTGGCAGCAATTGTCCGGTCGCGATCCGGACCCGGTCCGCGAACAATTTTTACTGGAACACGGATTTATCGAACGTCTCGGCAATTCCCGGCTGCGCTGCACGCCAAAAGGCATGCTGGTTCTGGATGCCGTCGTGGCAGATCTCGCCTGCTGA
- a CDS encoding class I SAM-dependent methyltransferase, with translation MPVDDAFALHDMAVFYDSFNIHGEDGDFYDAYPKTPCRILDIGCGTGSVTLRLARRGHQVTGIDPAPGMLALAKAKDKEGLVRWIAANAFDLNLDREQFDLIIMTGHVFQVFLDDEETLLALTNARRHLSPGGQMIIESRNPLLRAWEGWTEATTRNTAQVPGIGSVEVFYQVDRTEGEHVTFDATFTLLETGEQRISRSCLRFPGSGKIEQLFKAAGFKSIDMLGWWDGRRFEPTSPEIIAIASV, from the coding sequence ATGCCCGTAGATGATGCCTTTGCGCTGCATGACATGGCCGTTTTCTATGACAGCTTCAACATTCATGGCGAAGACGGGGATTTCTACGACGCCTATCCAAAAACGCCCTGCCGAATTCTCGATATCGGCTGCGGCACAGGCTCGGTGACGCTCCGGCTGGCAAGACGCGGCCATCAGGTGACAGGGATCGATCCCGCGCCGGGCATGTTGGCTCTGGCAAAAGCCAAAGATAAGGAAGGGTTGGTGCGCTGGATTGCCGCCAATGCCTTCGATCTCAATCTCGATAGAGAGCAATTCGATCTGATCATCATGACCGGCCATGTCTTTCAGGTCTTTCTCGATGATGAAGAAACCCTTCTGGCGCTCACCAATGCCCGCCGCCATCTCTCGCCGGGTGGACAGATGATCATCGAGAGCCGCAACCCGCTGCTGCGCGCCTGGGAAGGATGGACCGAAGCCACAACCCGCAACACAGCGCAGGTGCCTGGTATCGGCTCTGTCGAGGTTTTCTATCAGGTCGACAGGACCGAAGGGGAGCATGTCACCTTTGACGCGACCTTCACGCTGCTGGAGACCGGTGAACAACGGATCAGTCGCAGTTGCCTGCGTTTCCCTGGTAGCGGCAAGATCGAACAGCTCTTCAAGGCAGCCGGGTTCAAGAGCATCGACATGCTCGGCTGGTGGGATGGCCGCCGCTTTGAGCCGACCAGCCCGGAAATCATTGCCATCGCCAGCGTCTGA
- the rdgB gene encoding RdgB/HAM1 family non-canonical purine NTP pyrophosphatase: MRKLDTRTIVVASHNAGKIAEIADLIGPFGFAAKSAKELGFIEPDETGTTFEENAAIKALASAKASGLPALSDDSGLVIDALDGAPGVYTANWAEREDGSRDFAMAMEKVEHALQEKGAATLESRTARFVSVLCLGWPDGHTEFFRGEVEGVVAWPPRGTSGFGYDPIFQPEGFSTTFGEMTSEEKHGWKPGDAQALSHRARAFKLFVETCLNA; encoded by the coding sequence ATGCGCAAACTCGATACCAGAACCATTGTCGTCGCCAGCCACAATGCCGGCAAGATCGCTGAAATTGCCGACCTGATCGGCCCCTTCGGCTTTGCTGCCAAATCGGCCAAGGAACTCGGCTTCATCGAGCCGGACGAAACCGGCACGACATTCGAAGAAAACGCTGCCATCAAGGCCCTGGCTTCGGCAAAAGCCTCTGGCCTGCCGGCGCTGTCTGATGATTCCGGTCTGGTCATCGATGCCTTGGACGGCGCGCCGGGCGTCTATACCGCCAATTGGGCCGAGCGCGAGGATGGCAGCCGCGATTTTGCCATGGCCATGGAAAAGGTCGAGCATGCCTTGCAGGAAAAAGGCGCGGCAACACTTGAGAGCCGGACGGCTCGTTTTGTCAGCGTGCTGTGTCTGGGCTGGCCCGATGGCCATACCGAGTTTTTCCGAGGTGAAGTGGAAGGTGTGGTCGCCTGGCCGCCCCGCGGCACCTCCGGCTTTGGATACGATCCGATCTTCCAGCCAGAAGGATTTTCGACCACGTTTGGCGAAATGACCTCGGAAGAAAAACACGGCTGGAAGCCGGGCGATGCGCAAGCCCTGTCGCACCGGGCGCGCGCTTTCAAGCTCTTCGTCGAAACCTGCCTGAACGCCTGA